The Agromyces mariniharenae genome includes a window with the following:
- a CDS encoding DNA/RNA non-specific endonuclease, which yields MGFDARFLGVVAALPRVDEADAASSVELDYVHFTVVLDTVRRLARVTGVNVDGAELVEIERGDRWRFDDRIPVDWQAGPAIYADNDLDRGHLVRRRDPVWGQLDVAARANADTFRYTNAAPQASGFNQSEQLWLGLEDHVLEHARAHRLRLSVFTAPVLAAGDPPYRGIRVPLRFWKIAAWNTGVDDTLAAVGFVVDQAPLVDTGVREPAPGEAPPLGPFRTFQVPIADIAALTRLSMPELVAADRMPATVAAAGWRQVEALDEILL from the coding sequence ATGGGCTTCGACGCGCGCTTCCTGGGGGTGGTCGCGGCGCTGCCGCGGGTCGACGAGGCGGATGCCGCGAGCTCGGTCGAGCTCGACTACGTGCACTTCACCGTGGTGCTCGACACCGTGCGCCGCCTCGCGCGCGTGACGGGCGTCAATGTCGACGGTGCCGAGCTCGTCGAGATCGAGCGCGGCGACCGGTGGCGGTTCGACGATCGCATCCCCGTCGACTGGCAGGCGGGCCCGGCGATCTACGCCGACAACGACCTCGACCGCGGGCACCTCGTGCGGCGGCGCGATCCGGTGTGGGGTCAGCTCGACGTCGCGGCGCGCGCGAACGCCGACACCTTCCGCTACACGAACGCCGCACCGCAGGCGTCGGGCTTCAACCAGTCCGAGCAGCTGTGGCTCGGCCTGGAGGACCACGTGCTCGAGCACGCCAGGGCGCACCGGCTGCGGTTGAGCGTGTTCACGGCGCCGGTGCTCGCGGCGGGCGACCCGCCGTATCGCGGCATCCGGGTGCCCCTGCGGTTCTGGAAGATCGCGGCGTGGAACACCGGCGTCGACGACACCCTCGCGGCGGTCGGCTTCGTCGTCGACCAGGCGCCACTCGTCGACACCGGGGTGCGCGAGCCCGCGCCCGGTGAGGCGCCGCCGCTCGGACCGTTCCGCACGTTCCAGGTTCCGATCGCCGACATCGCCGCGCTGACGCGCCTGTCCATGCCCGAGCTCGTGGCGGCCGACCGCATGCCCGCGACGGTGGCGGCGGCCGGCTGGCGGCAGGTCGAGGCGCTCGACGAGATCCTGCTGTAG
- a CDS encoding FAD-dependent monooxygenase, with protein sequence MAGGEELRTDVLVVGAGPSGLMLAVCLAKQGVDAIIVDGKDGPTRESRALAVQARSMELYEQLGLVDRVLAERSPAVTVVPGAGRRAFGRVELRGIGKGTTRYTELTVFEQSRNERLLVDALRDLGREVRWGHALAGLEVHDGDEGGAASVTATLDGPDGPVTVRARYCVGADGSHSRVREALGIPFEGITNVHTFYVADAAGVTGLVEGAVNIRVTAEHFLLAFPMGPGRMRLLGVVHDRDLDASGELREANVLALVHREFGVDYAESSWFATYRLHHRLAARFRQGPCFLAGDAAHIHSPVGAQGMNTGLQEAHDLACAFADVLVRGMPDARLDRYEAERRPVGRTLVATTDRAFAVVTSDGRIARFVRGRIVPLIGPIVVRVVPRIAGGSRVFGYLSQTRIHYRMSWRHPTRDRIVGRRLPWTGGEPDNFAVLRSFTWQVHVYGAYEPEVRAIAASLGLEAHAFPPDPYRRLDPSLVYLVRPDGFVAAAASARAVPGGPPAFREQLAG encoded by the coding sequence ATGGCCGGGGGCGAGGAGCTGCGCACCGACGTGCTCGTCGTCGGGGCGGGCCCGAGCGGGCTCATGCTCGCCGTCTGCCTCGCGAAGCAGGGCGTCGACGCGATCATCGTCGACGGCAAGGACGGCCCGACGCGCGAGTCGCGGGCGTTGGCCGTGCAGGCCCGATCGATGGAGCTCTACGAGCAGCTCGGCCTCGTCGACCGGGTGCTCGCCGAGCGGTCGCCCGCGGTCACGGTCGTGCCGGGAGCGGGTCGGCGGGCGTTCGGCCGCGTCGAGCTCCGCGGGATCGGGAAGGGGACGACCCGGTACACCGAGCTCACCGTGTTCGAGCAGAGTCGCAACGAGCGGCTCCTCGTCGACGCGCTCCGCGACCTCGGTCGGGAGGTGCGGTGGGGGCACGCGCTGGCGGGACTCGAGGTGCATGACGGGGACGAGGGCGGCGCGGCATCCGTCACCGCGACGCTCGACGGACCAGACGGGCCGGTCACCGTGCGCGCCAGGTACTGCGTCGGCGCCGACGGGTCGCACTCGCGCGTGCGCGAGGCGCTCGGCATCCCGTTCGAGGGCATCACGAACGTGCACACCTTCTACGTCGCCGACGCGGCGGGCGTGACCGGGCTCGTCGAAGGCGCCGTGAACATCCGGGTCACGGCCGAGCACTTCCTGCTCGCGTTTCCCATGGGGCCCGGGCGGATGCGCCTGCTCGGCGTCGTGCACGACCGCGACCTCGATGCCTCGGGTGAGCTGCGCGAGGCGAACGTGCTGGCGCTCGTGCACCGCGAGTTCGGCGTCGACTACGCCGAGTCCTCATGGTTCGCGACCTATCGCCTGCACCACCGGCTCGCGGCGCGGTTCCGCCAGGGTCCGTGCTTCCTCGCCGGCGATGCGGCGCACATCCACTCGCCCGTCGGCGCGCAGGGCATGAACACGGGGCTGCAGGAGGCGCACGACCTCGCGTGCGCGTTCGCCGACGTGCTCGTGCGCGGCATGCCGGATGCGCGCCTCGATCGCTACGAGGCCGAGCGCCGTCCGGTCGGCCGCACGCTCGTCGCGACGACCGACCGGGCGTTCGCAGTCGTGACGTCCGACGGCCGGATCGCCCGGTTCGTGCGCGGCCGCATCGTGCCCCTCATCGGGCCGATCGTCGTGCGCGTGGTCCCACGCATCGCGGGCGGCTCGCGGGTGTTCGGCTACCTCTCGCAGACCCGCATCCACTACCGGATGTCGTGGCGGCACCCGACCCGTGACCGAATCGTCGGGCGCCGGCTGCCGTGGACCGGCGGCGAGCCCGACAACTTCGCGGTGCTGCGGTCATTCACGTGGCAGGTGCACGTGTACGGCGCGTACGAGCCCGAGGTGCGGGCCATCGCGGCGTCGCTCGGGCTCGAGGCGCACGCGTTCCCGCCCGACCCGTACCGACGGCTCGACCCGTCGCTCGTGTACCTCGTGCGTCCCGACGGGTTCGTCGCCGCCGCGGCATCCGCTCGCGCCGTGCCCGGCGGCCCGCCGGCGTTCCGCGAGCAGCTCGCGGGCTGA
- a CDS encoding DNA/RNA non-specific endonuclease, with the protein MDIDERSTKTRADVTGAPDVPPDAATGEAAGFDPGFLSVPATMPTMPDPQAAASVELAYEHFTVMLETTRRFAGVTGVNIDGTRLVQVPRDDRWVFDDRIPEELQAGPEVYADNDLDRGHLVRRNDPVWGEPAEAARANTDTFRFTNAAPQASGFNQSRELWLGLEDHVLEHARVHELKLSVFTGPVLADDDPPYRGIRIPLRFWKVEAWHDGTGLATTGFVVDQSPLVDVDKLPRELGAVPPLGPFRTFQVRIADIVALTGLSMPDLVAAEHLPRGVEGWRAIESPEDILV; encoded by the coding sequence ATGGACATCGACGAGCGATCGACGAAGACCCGCGCGGACGTGACCGGCGCACCGGACGTCCCGCCCGACGCCGCGACGGGCGAGGCCGCAGGCTTCGACCCCGGATTCCTGAGCGTGCCGGCGACGATGCCGACGATGCCCGACCCGCAGGCCGCGGCATCCGTCGAGCTCGCCTACGAGCACTTCACGGTGATGCTCGAAACCACGCGTCGCTTCGCGGGCGTGACCGGCGTGAACATCGACGGCACCCGGCTCGTGCAGGTGCCGCGCGACGACCGCTGGGTCTTCGACGACCGGATCCCCGAGGAGCTGCAGGCGGGACCCGAGGTCTACGCCGACAACGACCTCGACCGCGGGCACCTCGTGCGCCGGAACGACCCGGTGTGGGGAGAGCCCGCCGAGGCGGCACGGGCGAACACCGACACGTTCAGGTTCACGAACGCGGCGCCGCAGGCGTCGGGGTTCAACCAGTCGCGGGAGCTCTGGCTCGGCCTCGAGGACCACGTGCTCGAGCACGCCCGCGTCCACGAGCTGAAGCTCAGCGTGTTCACGGGTCCCGTGCTCGCCGACGACGACCCGCCGTACCGGGGCATCCGGATCCCGCTGCGGTTCTGGAAGGTCGAGGCCTGGCACGACGGCACGGGCCTCGCCACCACGGGGTTCGTGGTCGACCAGTCGCCGCTCGTCGACGTCGACAAGCTGCCGCGCGAGCTCGGCGCGGTGCCGCCGCTCGGGCCGTTCCGCACGTTCCAGGTGCGCATCGCCGACATCGTCGCGCTGACTGGGCTCAGCATGCCCGACCTCGTCGCCGCCGAGCACCTGCCGCGCGGGGTCGAGGGCTGGCGCGCCATCGAGTCGCCCGAGGACATCCTCGTCTGA